Part of the Candidatus Deferrimicrobium sp. genome, TTTTACCTCCAGGGGGGCAGGCTTTCCCCGCGGTCGGAAGGCGGACCGGTCCGGTTCCTTGACCAGGGGGCGGGATTGCCTCAGTTCCTTCGTGTCGATCTTCCGGACGGCCGCCGGGGGGCGCTTCGCCTCGGGGATCGACCGGACCACCGGGGCGTAGCTCGTCTCCACGGGCTTAATCGGAGGCCTTCCCACCACGATGTTCCGACGCTGTGCGAAGTCCTGCCTCACGGTCCCCACCACGTTCCGGTCGACGGAGGACGGACGGCCCGTGAGGAAGGTCGTTTGGTTGACCACGGTGATGCTGTTCATGACGTTCACGTTCCGGTAGACGTTGGTCACCTGGACCTGGTTGATGTTGACATTCGTGATATTCATGCTGTACCGGCCGTAATTGCCGTATCCGTAATACGTTTCCCTCGGGGCAAGGGGCACCCACGCCACGAGGTCGCCCGTCCGAACCCAGCCCACGTACCCGGGGGCCCAGTAGACATCTCCCCGCACGGGAGGCACCCAGCACCAGCCGATGTTGACGGCGAAGGCCCAGCGGCCGTAATGGTAGGGGGCCCATCCCCAGGGCTCAAAGCCGACCCAGACGTAGTCTCCCCCCCTCCACACCCATCTACCGTGCCGGTATGGGGCCCAATCGGCGATCACAAGAACCGTGGGGGTCCAGCAATACCCGTATTCCGGCACATTCACCCACCGGCCGTTTCCATCGAAGTCGCTGGAGTACACTTGGAGCTCCTCCGGCAGATATCCGTAGCTTCTCCCGCGGGCAAGGACGATCCGGTCCCGTTGTGCGTTCCAGCTCTGCCACTCGTCGGGCGGGGGAACCGGCGATAGCTCTGCGTAGCCGTCCGCGCCCACCGCCAGCATGTTGCCCGCCCGGACCGTGGTCGTTCCGTAGCTGTTCTCCGCCTGTACCGATCCCCTGAACACGGAGATGTCCGACTCGTCGCCGGGGATGTCGATCCGGAAACTCGCGTTCCCGAAGGCCCGGATGGAGGCGTCGGGGGTGTCGATTTGGAGGATGCTGCGTCTAAGGGCGCGGTTCAGCACATACACGCGCCCCTCCGTCAGGTAGAACTGGTAGGAGTCAAGATTCATCCGCAGGATCTGCAGGGCCGTCCGCTCGTCGAGTCGGACGTAATCTCCGCTGGTTAACTGGAGCGCCGCGCGGCTCCCATCCGGGACCCACAGTTCGTCACCCTCGACAAGGGGCATATTGGCCGATGCGGGCACCCACTCTCCCGTATCCGCGATCTTCACCTGCACGTCCCCCTGGACGAGATTGACCCTCATCGCCCCGAGAGGGCTTGCATCGGAATACGGGGGAAACAGCAGCAATGCTCCCGCGATGGACATCCACCCGAATATCTTCACGAATGTCTTCATCAGACCTTCCGATCCCGGTAGTGGTCCGGTACACTCCAATTTTTTCCCATTTTGCCACGATTCCGGATGCTTGCGTTCCTCTGACGAATGAAAACCCCGGTTTGTTCGACAAGTTTCCGGGACGATGCCCTGAAGAATCCGGAAAGCGGGCATTATTTAAAGGCATCCACCCCCGCTTTTGCCACCTGGGCATCCTCTGACGACCTCCCTCCACTCGCGCCGATGGCACCGATGCACTTCCCGTCCGCGAAGATCGGCAGGCCACCCTCCCTCGGAAGCGTGTTCGGGAAGGACATGATGGCGTGCTGGCCTCCGTTGATCGCGTCCTCGAGGGCTTTTGTCGGCCGTTTGAAGTACGCGGCGGTCCGGGCTTTACTGATCGCGATGTCGATGCTGCCGATCTGCGTCTCGTCGGTGCGCTCGAAATAGATCAGTTGCCCCCCGTCGTCGACGACGGCGATCGCCATGTTCCATTTGTTCTTTTTTGCCTCGATCGCGGCGGCCGACGCCGCTTTTTTGGCGTCCTCCAGCGAGAGATTCTTTTTCAGCAGAAGCTCTCCCCGCCCTGAACCGGCGAGAATCAGTGCGAGCATAACGGAAAGAACGGATACGGATACCGCTTTCCCCCTCATGGTTCCACCCTCCTTCCGGATTCTCACGACATCGCTTTTGATGCGGGAAGGTGATCATTGTTACGTGGGGAATTTCATCGGTTGGAAGATTCGGTTTCGGCGGAGGGAAGCGAAGGGGGGGATCGGCATCAGCCGGTGAGCGGGTCCTGCAGCCCTCCCCTCCGATGGGACATCACCCGATAAAACCTTATCGAGGCGGAATGGAGCGCCCGGTATGCCCGCGAGGGAAGTCTCTTTCTCAGCCCGGCGCGCACCTCTCCCCCCGCCCGGTCCCGGACCACCAGCGTGTCGCGCGCCTTCGTGACGAGCATTCCCTTCTCCATCAACGATCGCAGAATCTCCTCGACCTGCCGGGAGTAGCACACCGCCCCTGTGATGGAGAAAAGAGCCCCGACAGGAGCGCCTCCCTCGGTTTCAGCTCGCTCAACGCGGAATAGACACGGTGCATCCGGAACTGTTCGCCACCGCGGCAGGCGAGGCTGATGACCGCGGTGAGGACGTCGTCGATCTGCGGGATCC contains:
- a CDS encoding heme-binding protein, whose protein sequence is MRGKAVSVSVLSVMLALILAGSGRGELLLKKNLSLEDAKKAASAAAIEAKKNKWNMAIAVVDDGGQLIYFERTDETQIGSIDIAISKARTAAYFKRPTKALEDAINGGQHAIMSFPNTLPREGGLPIFADGKCIGAIGASGGRSSEDAQVAKAGVDAFK
- a CDS encoding DUF6600 domain-containing protein, which translates into the protein MKTFVKIFGWMSIAGALLLFPPYSDASPLGAMRVNLVQGDVQVKIADTGEWVPASANMPLVEGDELWVPDGSRAALQLTSGDYVRLDERTALQILRMNLDSYQFYLTEGRVYVLNRALRRSILQIDTPDASIRAFGNASFRIDIPGDESDISVFRGSVQAENSYGTTTVRAGNMLAVGADGYAELSPVPPPDEWQSWNAQRDRIVLARGRSYGYLPEELQVYSSDFDGNGRWVNVPEYGYCWTPTVLVIADWAPYRHGRWVWRGGDYVWVGFEPWGWAPYHYGRWAFAVNIGWCWVPPVRGDVYWAPGYVGWVRTGDLVAWVPLAPRETYYGYGNYGRYSMNITNVNINQVQVTNVYRNVNVMNSITVVNQTTFLTGRPSSVDRNVVGTVRQDFAQRRNIVVGRPPIKPVETSYAPVVRSIPEAKRPPAAVRKIDTKELRQSRPLVKEPDRSAFRPRGKPAPLEVKKVEKPRPPSERARERQQVAPGVRRGPAATQGSPPGAVEQRGRPKEAEPKAKPGPQPPSERVRPEPQQRGAPFEDRGRVTDEYLAAMRAIWSDA